One part of the Arabidopsis thaliana chromosome 4, partial sequence genome encodes these proteins:
- the AGD2 gene encoding Pyridoxal phosphate (PLP)-dependent transferases superfamily protein (ABERRANT GROWTH AND DEATH 2 (AGD2); FUNCTIONS IN: transaminase activity, copper ion binding, L,L-diaminopimelate aminotransferase activity; INVOLVED IN: lysine biosynthetic process via diaminopimelate, systemic acquired resistance, salicylic acid mediated signaling pathway; LOCATED IN: chloroplast, chloroplast stroma; EXPRESSED IN: 26 plant structures; EXPRESSED DURING: 16 growth stages; CONTAINS InterPro DOMAIN/s: LL-diaminopimelate aminotransferase, plant-related (InterPro:IPR019942), Pyridoxal phosphate-dependent transferase, major domain (InterPro:IPR015424), Aminotransferase, class I/classII (InterPro:IPR004839), Pyridoxal phosphate-dependent transferase, major region, subdomain 1 (InterPro:IPR015421), Pyridoxal phosphate-dependent transferase, major region, subdomain 2 (InterPro:IPR015422); BEST Arabidopsis thaliana protein match is: AGD2-like defense response protein 1 (TAIR:AT2G13810.1); Has 30201 Blast hits to 17322 proteins in 780 species: Archae - 12; Bacteria - 1396; Metazoa - 17338; Fungi - 3422; Plants - 5037; Viruses - 0; Other Eukaryotes - 2996 (source: NCBI BLink).): MSSTHQLVSSMISSSSSTFLAPSNFNLRTRNACLPMAKRVNTCKCVATPQEKIEYKTKVSRNSNMSKLQAGYLFPEIARRRSAHLLKYPDAQVISLGIGDTTEPIPEVITSAMAKKAHELSTIEGYSGYGAEQGAKPLRAAIAKTFYGGLGIGDDDVFVSDGAKCDISRLQVMFGSNVTIAVQDPSYPAYVDSSVIMGQTGQFNTDVQKYGNIEYMRCTPENGFFPDLSTVGRTDIIFFCSPNNPTGAAATREQLTQLVEFAKKNGSIIVYDSAYAMYMSDDNPRSIFEIPGAEEVAMETASFSKYAGFTGVRLGWTVIPKKLLYSDGFPVAKDFNRIICTCFNGASNISQAGALACLTPEGLEAMHKVIGFYKENTNIIIDTFTSLGYDVYGGKNAPYVWVHFPNQSSWDVFAEILEKTHVVTTPGSGFGPGGEGFVRVSAFGHRENILEACRRFKQLYK, encoded by the exons ATGTCGTCGACCCATCAGTTAGTTTCTTCgatgatctcttcttcctcatccaCTTTCTTAGCCCCTTCAAATTTTAATCTCAG AACTCGAAATGCTTGCTTACCCATGGCAAAACGGGTCAATACTTGCAAATGTGTTGCTACGCCGCAAGAGAAGATCG AGTATAAGACCAAAGTGTCACGGAATTCAAACATGTCCAAACTTCAGGCTGGATACCTATTCCCGGAG ATTGCAAGAAGAAGGTCTGCACACTTGTTGAAATATCCAGATGCACAAGTTATAAGTCTTGGAATAGGCGACACAACTGAGCCAATTCCTGAAGTGATCACTTCTGCTATGGCAAAG AAAGCTCATGAGTTGTCAACAATAGAGGGATATAGTGGTTATGGTGCTGAACAAGGTGCAAAG CCACTGAGAGCTGCTATTGCGAAAACATTCTACGGTGGCCTTGGCATAGGGGATGATGAcgtttttgtttctgatgGAGCTAAATGTGATATCTCACGTCTCCAG GTTATGTTTGGTTCCAATGTTACAATTGCTGTTCAGGATCCTTCATATCCG GCTTATGTGGACTCCAGTGTTATTATGGGTCAGACTGGGCAATTTAACACTGATGTGCAAAAGTATGGAAACATCGAGTACATGAGATGCACTCCAGAGAATGGCTTCTTTCCCGACTTGTCCACCGTTGGCAGGACAGATATAATTTTCTTCTGTTCCCCAAATAACCCTACGGGTGCTGCTGCCACGAGAGAGCAACTAACGCAGTTAGTTgagtttgcaaagaagaaCGGTTCTATAATAGTGTATGATTCCGCCTATGCAATGTACATGTCTGATGATAACCCACGATCCATCTTCGAAATCCCTGGAGCAGAGGAG GTCGCTATGGAGACAGCTTCGTTCAGCAAATATGCTGGTTTCACTGGAGTTCGACTTGGTTGGACTGTCATCCCGAAAAAGCTACTCTATTCAGACGGTTTCCCTGTTGCCAAAGACTTCAATCGGATTATCTGCACTTGTTTCAATGGTGCATCTAATATCTCTCAAGCTGGTGCTCTTGCTTGCCTTACACCCGAAGGACTTGAG GCAATGCATAAGGTGATTGGATTCtataaagaaaacacaaacataatcATTGACACATTCACATCTCTCGGGTATGATGTATATGGAGGAAAGAATGCGCCTTACGTATGGGTTCACTTCCCGAACCAAAGCTCATGGGATGTGTTTGCTGAGATTCTGGAGAAGACTCATGTGGTTACAACTCCAGGAAGTGGGTTTGGACCAGGGGGTGAAGGGTTCGTTCGTGTCAGTGCCTTTGGTCACAGAGAGAACATCTTAGAGGCATGTCGAAGATTCAAGCAGCTTTACAAATGA
- a CDS encoding G patch domain protein (unknown protein; FUNCTIONS IN: molecular_function unknown; INVOLVED IN: biological_process unknown; LOCATED IN: chloroplast; EXPRESSED IN: pollen tube; Has 543 Blast hits to 512 proteins in 106 species: Archae - 0; Bacteria - 0; Metazoa - 281; Fungi - 54; Plants - 72; Viruses - 0; Other Eukaryotes - 136 (source: NCBI BLink).), with amino-acid sequence MDLETENRIASILLREAAELRRQAEKDGVRAYLEKPNVRHRPNSRFLTATVLGVQQANKAVETNEMWSLRSKEIEFGERLKRKSRDESSNGQSEQNNRRDFLKRCTSVDENVTTTSLSPSSSRSRSKRWQSEDDDDEGLGDVEVKTFLQSRVKRGRGSVGAMMDEPLPCLPERELSRTSDTGDRKLVIQPERSPLLRRRTDSSSSDEEEVYKRAHRKRKEHKKKLSKKHKSKEKKRDRKKRKYGRD; translated from the exons ATGGATCTGGAAACTGAAAATCGAATAGCTTCCATTCTTTTAAGAGAAGCAGCAGAATTGAGGAGACAAGCTGAGAAAGATGGCGTCAGAGCATATCTTGAGAAGCCTAATGTAAGGCATCGACCTAACTCTAGATTTCTCACTGCTACAGTTCTTGGTGTTCAGCAAG CAAACAAAGCTGTGGAAACCAATGAGATGTGGAGTCTTCGGAGTAAAGAGATTGAGTTTGGTGAAAGgctcaaaagaaaatcaagagaTGAGAGCAGCAATGGTCAAAGTGAGCAGAACAATAGGAGGgattttttaaagagatgTACTTCAGTTGATGAGAATGTTACTACTACTAGtttatcaccatcatcaagCCGGAGCAGAAGCAAAAGATGGCAAtcagaggatgatgatgatgaaggcTTAGGAGATGTCGAGGTTAAGACTTTTCTCCAATCAAG GGTCAAGCGTGGCAGAGGTTCTGTTGGTGCTATGATGGATGAACCGCTACCCTGTCTTCCTGAGAGGGAATTGTCAAGAACTTCTGATACAGGAGATCGGAAGCTAGTGATTCAGCCAGAGCGATCACCTTTATTGAGACGTAGgacagattcttcttcttccgacGAGGAGGAAGTTTACAAACGGGCTCatagaaagagaaaggagCATAAGAAGAAACTTAGTAAGAAACACAagtcaaaagagaagaaaagggataggaagaagagaaaatatgGTAGGGACTAG